A stretch of Henckelia pumila isolate YLH828 chromosome 4, ASM3356847v2, whole genome shotgun sequence DNA encodes these proteins:
- the LOC140861888 gene encoding uncharacterized protein: protein MISGGSTDGDSNRARKFWSRRESLGVEEEKPGAGPVITFGPRDLEGLNLPHNDVLLIQARIANYDVRRVFVDSGSSVNVLKQDAFEQMDLQGYELSPVKTALYGFAGHTVQPQGEILLPITLGAGDVKKTIMTKFTLVEAPSSYNVILGRPTMNALRAVASAYH, encoded by the coding sequence ATGATTTCTGGGGGATCTACTGACGGAGATTCAAACAGAGCCAGAAAGTTTTGGAGCCGGAGGGAAAGTTTGGGGGTGGAGGAAGAAAAGCCGGGTGCAGGGCCAGTCATCACGTTTGGACCCCGAGATCTGGAGGGGTTGAACCTGCCACATAATGACGTCTTGCTTATACAGGCCCGGATTGCTAACTACGATGTACGAAGGGTATTTGTAGACTCAGGAAGCTCGGTGAATGTCCTGAAACAGGACGCCTTCGAGCAGATGGATTTGCAGGGGTATGAGTTGAGCCCCGTAAAGACTGCCTTATACGGATTTGCTGGGCACACAGTACAGCCTCAAGGGGAAATATTACTACCCATAACCTTGGGAGCTGGAGATGTGAAGAAGACGATCATGACAAAGTTCACGCTGGTGGAAGCACCCTCCTCTTACAACGTCATCTTGGGGAGACCGACTATGAATGCCCTCAGAGCTGTGGCCTCAGCTTATCATTAG
- the LOC140861889 gene encoding uncharacterized protein, translating into MGKDWVEEIPSVLWAYRTTPHTATQESPFSLVYGSEAILPVEIGQPSARIRAYDDTDKGARAQELDLIEERREKAAHRMEAYRAQVMRVYNQKVKPRKFKEGEFVLKRVNPAGEVGKLDARWEGPYKLIRRVGANTWYLQDSQGRLLK; encoded by the coding sequence ATGGGAAAAGACTGGGTAGAGGAGATTCCGAGTGTATTGTGGGCCTATCGCACCACTCCGCATACTGCCACACAAGAATCACCTTTTAGCCTGGTATATGGTTCGGAGGCTATTCTGCCAGTAGAGATTGGACAGCCTTCAGCTCGGATTAGGGCATATGATGATACAGACAAAGGAGCCCGGGCACAAGAATTGGATCTCATTGAAGAACGAAGGGAGAAAGCGGCTCACAGAATGGAAGCCTATAGAGCTCAGGTGATGAGAGTTTATAATCAAAAAGTCAAGCCTCGGAAATTCAAAGAAGGAGAATTTGTGTTGAAGAGGGTTAATCCAGCAGGGGAAGTAGGGAAGTTAGATGCTCGATGGGAGGGGCCATACAAGCTTATCAGAAGGGTCGGTGCTAATACTTGGTACCTACAAGATAGTCAGGGACGCCTCCTTAAATGA